The Tautonia plasticadhaerens nucleotide sequence GGTCGGATCCCGAGCCGGAACCGCCCCTCCCCACCCGCGATTGCCGTGTCACTGCTCACCACCCTGCCCACCTGGGCCATCGCGCTGCTGATCTTCCTCATGAGGATCGCCGACGTCTCGTTCGGCACGCTGCGGACGATCTCCGTGGTCCAGGGGAGGATCCGCCTGTCGGTCCTGCTCGGGTTCTTCGAGGTCCTGATCTGGGTGGTCGGCGTCTCCCAGGTGATGGCCGGGTTCGACGAGAACCCGATCCTGGCGGTGGCGTACGCGGGGGGGTTCGCGGCCGGCAATGGGGTAGGGATCGCGATCGAGAAGCGGCTGGCGCTGGGCTCGGTGGTGGTCCGGATCATCTCCCCGAACCACGGCGAGCGGATCGCCGAGACGCTCCGGGTGCAGGGTTACCGCCTGACGACCTTCATGGGCCAGGGCAGGAACGGGCCGGTCACCCTCCTGTTCGTCACCTGCCGTCGCCGGGAGGCGCCGAGGATCATCCGGACGGCCCAGGGGCAGGACCCGGCCCTCTTCTACACCATCGAGACGCTCCGGGAGCGGTCGGTGGAGCTGCTCACCCCGCTGCCCCACGTCACGGGATGGCGGGCGTACCTGAAGATGAAGTGACGGGGGGAGATCCCCGAGGCCGAATCCGGCGGGCCCGATGATGGGCGAGGGATCCCGGTCCGGGGGCCGGGGCGATCCGCAATGATCGCCGGCGGCGAGCGAACGCACTCCGGGACCGCTTCCCTGGCCGGCATTCGGCCGGCGGGGTCCCGGGAGGCACCGCGATGGAAGAGCTCTACGACCCCACCCGAAAGCCCGAGTCGCCGATCCGGGAGGTCGAGACCGACCCGGCCTCCGGGTTCGTCTATCTCGCCGTCTTGCTGGCCACGCTGCTGCTGTCGCTGGGGGGGCTGGTCCTCGGGGCGGTCGCCGAGCGCCCGGCGCCGATCATCGGGTCGATCTTCGTGACCGTCCTGACGATCGTCGGCCTGACCGGGCTGTTCGTCGTCAACCCGAACGAGGCGAAGGTGCTGCAACTGTTCGGCGACTACAAGGGGACCGTCCGCAAGCCCGGCCTGAGGTGGGCCAACCCGTTCTACTCGAAGGCGGCGATCTCGGTCAAAGTCCGCAACTTCGAGAGCGGACACCTGAAGGTCAACGACCGGCACGGCAACCCGATCGAGATCGCCGCCGTGGTGGTCTGGCGGGTGATCGACACGGCCGAGGCCATGTTCCACGTCGACAAGTACGAGAACTTCGTCGAGGTCCAGAGCGAGTCGGCCCTGCGGAACCTGGCCACCGGGTACGCCTACGACGCCCACGCCGAAGACGAGCTGTCGCTTCGGGGCAACACCTCCGAGGTGGCCGAGCACCTGAGGACCGAGATCCAGGACCGGCTGTTCAAGGCGGGGGTCGAGGTGATCGAGGCCCGGATCAGCCACCTGGCCTACGCCCCCGAGATCGCCCACGCGATGCTCCAGCGGCAGCAGGCCGACGCGGTGATCGCCGCGAGGTCGAAGATCGTCGAGGGGGCGGTCGGCATGGTCGAGATGGCGCTGGGCATGCTCGCCAGCCAGAAGCTGGTCGAGCTGGATAACGAGAAGAAAGCCGCGATGGTCAGTAACCTGCTGGTCGTGCTCTGCAGCGACCGAGGCACGCAGCCGATCATCAACGCGGCGTCGGGGCACCAGGGGCGTTGATCATGGGGCGGGGGTCGTCGGGCTCGATCCTCGCGTCCCCCGGCCTCGGGGGCTCAATGCCCCTCGCCCCGGTCGTTTCTCCTCGGATCGATCAGGACTCGATCGCCCGGCCGGAGCCCCTCGAGGACGACGAGGCGATCGACCGTGCCTCGATCGACGCGGATGGCCCGCCGGTTCGGCCCTTGATCGGTTTCGACGACGCAATGGGCGCCGGCGTCGTCCCATCCGACCGCCCCGGCGGGGACGGTCAGGGCCGATCGGGGCTCGTCCGTGGCGATCGAGACCCGGGTGGTCATCTCGGGCCGGAGGCCGGCGGGCGGCCGGTCGATCGCGACCCGGACCCGGAATTGCTGCCACTCCTCGAAGTGACGCCAGTCGGGGGTCGGCAGCAGGTCGATCGACTTGACCCGCGCGGGGAAGGTGCACCCGGGCAGGGCCTCGAACGAGACGGTTGCCCGACGGCCCTCGGCGACGAGGCCGGCGAAGCGCTCGTGGACGAAGAGCTCGACCTCCATCTTCGACAGGTCGGGCAGGATGAACAGGTGGATCCCCGGATAGACCTCGGCGCCTTCCCGGACCTGGTAGTAGTCGTTGAAGAAGATATCGGCGTAATAGACGGTGCCGTCGTGCGGGGCCCGGATCGAGCAGCGGTCGACCTGCTCCTCCAGGTGGTCGAGGCGCTCCTCGGCGGCCTCCAGTTCCTCGACGGCGAAGTCCCGGAGGGTCCGGGAGCGGTCGACCTCGGCCTCCAGGCCCCGGAGGACCGCCCCGACGGTCGACTCGCGGAAGGTCCGGAGCGCGAGTTCGGCGTCGGACAGGGCGACCTCCGCCCGGAGCAGGGAGAGCCGGTGCTCGGCCAGGTCCGCCGAGGAGACGTACCCGAGTGCCCCCATCCGTCCGGACCAGGCCAGGTAGTCCTCGGCCCGGGTCAGGTCGACCCGGGCCATCGCCCGATCGACCTCCATCTGCCGCTCGAACCAGGCCCGATCGCCGTCCCGGTAGGAGACGAGGCCGGCCTCGGCCACCGCCAGGGCTCGATCGGCCTCGGCCAGCCCGGAACGGGCCCGATCGACCTCGATCCGCTGGTCTCGGGCCCGGTCGGCGTACGCGCTGGGATCGAGTCGGCAGATCACCTCGTCCCTGGCGACCCGGGTCCCCTCGGGGATGAGCTCGATGATCCGGGTCGGCGCCGCCGGCCCGAAGATTCCCAGGACCGGCGGCACGTCCGCCAGCAGCTCCACCGTGGGGGCGATGATCGTCTGGCTCGCCGAGCACGCCAGGCCCGAGAGCACGATCGTCTCCCCGACCTCCTCGGCACGCACCACGCCCCAGCCCCGGCCCGTCCACCCCGCCCCCCGATCGGCCTCGGTGCCGACGACGATCGCCCGGGGGGCCGAGGCGAGCCCGATCGGCACCAGGACGGCCACGGCTCCCAGCAACCACCACCCCCGGGCCTCAGTCGTCATCGTCGCTACCCTCGGACAAGTGTCGGCTTACGGGGCGATTGTCGCCGATCTCCGACATTTGTCAAGGGGCTCTCGGTCGTCAGGCGGGGGTCAGGCCGGGGCGGTGGGGGTGTCGACCCACCGGCGCTCGGCGTGGGATCGGAGGACGGCGTCGGCGACGATCTGCGCGTTGAGGCCGGCGAGGAAGCTGGGGACGGCGTCCCGGCCTTCGACGATCGCGGAGACGAATTCCCAGATCAGGTCGTAGCGGAAGACGGTGGCGGGGGGGCCCTCGTTGGGGTCCCGGGGGCTGGAGGCGGGCTTGAGGAAGTGGAGGGGGACGGGTTCGGGGGCGAGGTCGCTGCCGGTCTTGCCCAGGAGGATCGTGTTCGGCTCGTGGAGGCGGTAGACGGCCGAGCCCTCGGAGCCGTTGATCTCGGCCCACTCATGGCCGAACCCGTCGCGGTGGTAGCCTTTGGCGAGGGTCGTGCCCTCCCAGACCCCGGTGGCGCCGGAGGCGAACTCGCCGATGATGCTCGACCAGTCGTCGACCTCGGAGGGCGGGCAGGACGTCCCGTCGGCGAGTCGGTCTCGGGGGGCGAAGCGGGCGACGGCGCCGCAGACGCTGGAGATCGGGCCGAGCAGGTCGATGGCGAAGTCGATGCGGTGGATGGTCATGTCGAAGAGGTCGCCGGCCCCGGCCTTGTCCCTGTATTGCCGCCAACCCCAGCTCGTCTCGGGGAGGTCGAGGAAGCGCTGGGAGCGGAAGTGGCGGGGCTCGCCCAGGGCGCCGGACCCGAGCAGGTGGCGCAGGTAGATCATCGCGGGGGCGAAGCGGTAGGTGAAGGCCGTCATGTGGACGACGCCGTTGTCCCGGGCCGCCTCGTACATCGAGCGGACCTCGGCGGCGTCCAGGGCGAGCGGCTTCTCGCACATGACGTGCTTGCCCGCCTTCGCCGCGGCCTCGCTGATCTCCCGGTGGGTGAAGTTGGGGGTGGCGATGACGACGGCGTCGACGTCGGGGTCGTCGACGATGTCGCGGTAGTCGGTGGAGACGCGGTCGATGCCCCAGTCGGCCTTGCGACGTTCCAGCAGGGAGGCGTCGGCGTCGCAGGCGGCGACCAGCTCGGCGCGGGGGTCGATCCGGACGCCGGGGACGTGGTGGTAGTCGCTCACGGCCCCGGAGCCGATCATAGCGACGCGGACGGGGGGCTGCTTGGGTCGGATGGGCATGGCTGCTTGCTTCGGTTCGCCGTCGGGAGGGTCGATTCGGGGGCTCGGCCCGCCTCCGGTGCGGGAGGAGGGCCGGGCCCTCAATCATGCCGAGATCCCGGGCGTTCTGCACGACCCCGGCATCCTGGTCCCATGCCCGGTGGGCGAGCGGACCCCGCTGGGATCGGCCCTCCGCCCCCCTCCCCGGTCGGGGGGAGAGGGGGCCGGAGGATTGGATGACGAGGGGAGGTCACCGGGACGTGACGGGCCAGGCACGGATGAGCACGGCCGAGGGGCCTTCGAAGCGGATCGCGGGAGCGTCGCCGTCGAGGGAGACGGCGGGGGGACGGCCGTCGGGGGCGAAGGGACGCTCGTCGGTGGTCAGGACGAGCTGGCACCGGGAGACGTCCAGGCCGTCCAGCTCGGGTCGGGCCGAGAGCGAGACCTCCTCGGCCCCTCCCAGGTGGAAGACGACCAGGAGCGAGGGGCCGACCTCGGCGTCGTTGCGGAGCAGGAGCGAATGGTCCGAGAGGGGGGCGGCCCGGTAGGAGCCGATCCGGGCGTTCTTGAGGGCCGGCTCGGAGCGTCGGAGGGTCAGCAGGGCCCGGAAGAGGCGGAGGGTCGAGGCGTAGGGTTCCCGGTCGGGCTCCGACCAGTCGAGCCGGCTGCCGAGGAAGGTGGCCTCGGCCTGGGGGTCGGGGATGCGGTCGCGGGAGGCGGGGTCGGCGAAGGCGGCGAAATGGCGGAACTCCTGGCGTCGGCCCTCCGTGACGGCCCGGCCGAGGTCGGCCTCGTGGTCGGTGAAGAACTGGAAGGGGGTGCCGGTGGCCCATTCCTGCCCCTGGAAGAGCATGGGGGTCTCCGGGGCGCAGAGCAGCAAGGCCGAGGAGGCCCGGTAGGCGGCGAGGTCGCAGCCGTGGTGCAGGCGGTCCCCCATCGCCCGGTTGCCGATCTGGTCGTGGTTCTGGGTGCAGACGACCATCCGGCGCGGGGGGACGCCGATCGGCTCGGAGCCCCGGTGCTCGTCCCGGTTGGTCGAGTGCTGGCCGGTGTAGAGCCAGCCCTTGACCAGGCAGTCGGCCAGCTCGGCCATCGAGCCGGTGAAGTCCCGGTAATAGCCCTCGTGCTCGCCGGCCAGGGCGACCCGGACGATGTGGTGGAAGTCGTCGGCCCAGACGCCGTCGAGGCCCCATCCCCCCTCCCCCTCGGGCCGGATCATCTGGGCGAGGTTGCGGTGGTCCTCGGCGATGACGAGCACCTCGCGGTCGGCGACCGACTCCCGGACCCGGCTGGCGAGGTCGGCGACGAAGGGGCGGTCGCTGTCGTCGATGATGGCGTGGGTGGCGTCGAGGCGGAGGCCGTCGACGCGGTATTCGTGGACCCAGTGCAGCGCGTTCTCGATGAAGAACTGGCGGACGAGCGTGCTGTGGGTGTCGTCGAAGTTGAGGCTCTTGCCCCAGGGGTTCGAGTGGATCTCGGAGAAGACGTAGGGGCTGAACGCCGGGAGGTAGCAGCCGTCGGGGCCGAGGTGGTTGTAGACCACGTCGAGCAGGACCGCCAGGCCGAGGCGGTGGGCCGTGTCGACGAGCCTCCGGAGGTCGTCCGGCCGACCGTAGCGACGGGAGGGTGCGTAGAGGGCCGCCCCGTCGTATCCCCAGTTGCGGTCGCCGGGGAAGTCGGCCACGGGCATCAGCTCGACGGCGGTGACGCCGAGGTCCCGGAGATAGGGCAGTCGGCCGGTGACACCGTCGAAGGTGCCCTCGGGGGAGAAGGTGCCGACGTGCAGCTCGTAGACGACCAGCTCGTCGAGCGTGAGCCCCGTCCAGCCCCGGTCGAGCCAGCGGAAGTGGCCGGGGTCGACTACCTCGGAGGGGCCGTGGACGCCCTCGGGCTGGAACCGGGAGGCGGGGTCGGGGAACTCCCCGGAGGAGATCCGGTATCGGTATCGGGCCCCGGGCCCGAGGCCATCGACCAGGGCGCCGAAGGTGCCGTCGGCGTGCCGTTCCAGGGGCTCGACGCGGGGAGGATCCCCCTCGATGACGACCGAGACGCCGGGCTCCTTCGGGGCCCAGACCCGGAATCGGACCCCGTCTCGCTCGGGCCAGGCCCCGATCGAGGGACGCCAGTGGGAGGGGCCGAGGACGGATCGACGATCGAGGGACATCGGAATTCCTTCGGGCTCGCGGGTCGGGGGTCGATCAGCCAAACGAACGGCCGTCGGCCCGAGGTCGCAATCCGGGACGGGGTGGCCGTCCCATGGGATCGGGGGGCCCTCCCCTTGGCGGGCGGGGGCCGGCGGGCCTAGGATGCCGGGGACGGCTCGCATCGCCCGTGCCGAATCGAGGAAGACGGAGGGCCCGACCCGATGACGTGGCACGCCACGACGATCCTCTCGGTCCGCCGCGAGGGCAAGGTCGCCCTCGGCGGGGACGGCCAGGTGACCCTGGGCAACCAGATCATGAAGGCCGACGCCGCCAAGGTCCGCCGCCTGGCCGGCGGGCGGGTGCTCGTGGGCTTCGCCGGCAGCGCCGCCGACGGCTTCGCCCTGCTCGAACGCTTCGAGGCGAAGCTGAAGGACCACCCGGAGAACGTCCCGAGGGCCGCCATCGAGCTGGCCAAGCAGTGGCGCACCGACCGGGCCCTGCGTCGCCTGGAGGCGCTGCTCATCGTCGCCGACGAGAAGCACAGCCTCCTGCTGAGCGGCTCCGGGGACGTGATCCAGCCGACCGACGGCATCCTCGCCGCCGGATCCGGGGGCGCCTACGGCCTGGCCTCGGCGCGGGCGCTGGTGGCCCACACCGAACTCCCGCCGGGCCGGATCGTCCGGGAATCGCTGAAGATCGCCGCGGGCATCGACATCTACACGAACGAGAGCATCACCGTCGAGGAACTGCCGTGAGCGACGACCTCACCCCCCGACAGATCGTGGCCGAGCTGGACCGGGACATCGTCGGCCAGCACGACGCCAAGCGGGCCGTCGCCCTGGCCTTGCGCAACCGCTGGCGGCGACGGCAGCTGGACGAGGAGATGCGGAGCCAGGTCACGCCGAAGAACATCCTGCTGATCGGCCCGACCGGCGTCGGCAAGACGGAGATCGCCCGACGGCTGGCGCAGCTCGTGGGCGCCCCGTTCGTGAAGGTGGAGGCGACCAAGTTCACCGAGGTCGGCTACTACGGCCGGGACGTCGAGAGCATGGTCCGGGACCTCGTCGAGGCCGCCATCCTGATCGTCAAGGACCGGGAGCGGCAGCGGATCGAGTCCAAGGCCAGGGATCGGGCCGAGGCGAGGCTGCTGGATCTGCTGCTGCCCGAGCCGCCCTCCCCGCACCGTGATCGACGGACGGCCACCGCGGCCGCCGAAGGCGAGGTGGACGAGGCGGCCGAGCGCCGCAAGCGGACCCGGGAGAAGATGAAGTCCCGGCTGGAGGCCGGGGAGATGGAGGACGCCGAGGTGGAGGTCTCGGTGCCGGGCCGGGCGATGGCCCCGGTGTCGATCCTCGGCGGGGCCGGGAACATGGAGCAGATGGAGATGGACCTCCAGGGCATGTTCGAGAAGCTGATGCCCAGGCCCTCCCAGTCGAGGAGGATGCCGGTGCGGGACGCCCGGCCCTTGCTGGTCGAGCAGGAGGCCGAGGCGATGCTCGACCCGGAGAAGATCAACCGGGCCTCGGTGGCGCTGGCCGAGGAGTCGGGCATCATCTTCCTCGACGAGATCGACAAGATCGCCGGGGATGAGGGGTCGTCCCGGGGGCCGGACGTCTCCCGGCAGGGGGTGCAGCGCGACCTGCTGCCGATCGTCGAGGGGACCACGGTGACGACCAAGTACGGCCCGGTCCGGACGGACTTCGTCCTGTTCGTCGCGGCCGGGGCCTTCCACCGCGCCAAGCCCTCGGACCTGATGCCCGAGCTGCAGGGGAGGTTCCCGATCCGGGTCGAGCTGAACGACCTGACCCGGGACGACTTCGCCCGGATCCTGAGGGAACCCCGGGCCTCGATCGTCCGGCAGTACCAGGCGTTGATGGGCACCGAGGGCCTGACCCTGTCGTTCACCGAGGAGGCGATCGACGCGATGGCCGAGATCGCCTTCGACGTGAACCGGTCGACGCAGAATATCGGCGCCCGGAGGCTGCACACGATCCTGGAGCGGGTGGTCGAGGAGATCAGCTTCGACGCCCCGGATCGGCACGGGGACCGGGTCACCCTCGACGCCGAGGACGTCCGCCGGGTGCTCGCGCCGATCTCCCAGGATGAGGACCTGAGCCGTTACATCCTGTGAGGGGCCCGGGAGGGGCCGGGCTCAGACGACCTCGCCCGCGCGCCAGCCCGTGCTCCAGGCGGCCTGGAAGTTGTAGCCGCCGATCCGGCCGTCGAGGTCGAGGACCTCGCCGATCAGGTGCAGGCCGGGGCGGAGTCGGCTCTGGAGGGAGTCGGGGTCGACCTCGTCGAGGGAGACGCCGCCGCTGGTGACCTCGGCCTTGGCGAAGCCGAGCGTCCCGGCGATCGGCAGGCGGAGCGCCTTGATCCCGGCGACGATCCGGCGGCGTTCGTCCCGGCCCAGCTCGGGGCCGACCCGGTCCTCGGGCACCCCCGAGGCGAGCAACACGGCCGTCGACAGCCTCCTGGGGAGGGCGGACGGCAGCAGGCCGGCGACGAGCTTGCGGCCTGCCCGGGCGGCGAGCCCGAGCGAGGCGTCGAGGGCCTCGGGGCGGTCGTCGGGGGCGAGGTCCAGTTCCAGCGTGAGCGGCCCGGGGCCGTCGAAGCGGGCCACCGGCCCGCTCACGTCCAGGATCGCCGGTCCGGTCAGGCCGAAGTGGGCGAACAGGACGGCCTCACGGCGATCGGCCAGCGCCGGGCCGCCCTCCGGGGGGAGGACCCGGGCGGTCGCGTCGGGGAGGGTGATGCCCTTCAGCTCCCGGACCCACTCGGCCTCGATCCGGAGGGGGACGAGCGCCGGCCTCGGCTCGACGATCGCGTGGCCGAACGACCGGGCGATGTCGTAGCCGTCCCCGGTCGTGCCGCAGCCCGGGTAGGATCGCCCGCCGACGGCCAGCACGACCCGACGGGCCCGGGCGGGGCCGTCGGGGAGCCGGACGAGGAAGCCGTCGGACTCCGGGTCGGGCTCGACCCCGGAACACGGGCAATTCGTCCGGAGCTCGGCCCCGCTGCGGTCGAGCCGCCGGGCCAGGGCGTCGAGCACGTCGACGGCCCGGTCGGAGACGGGGAAGACCTTGCCGTTCCCCTCGATCTTGGTGGCCACGCCCTCCCGCTCGAACAGGGCGACCGTCTGCTCGACGCCCAGCGCCTTCAGCGACGGGGCGAGGAACCTCCCCCGGTCGCCGAAGGCCTGCATGATGCTCCGGGCCCCCTTCGCCTGCTTCGGGTCGAAGGCGGGGTCGATCGGCCCGGAGACGACGGAGCGGTCCTTCAGCCCTCGGGCGTTGGTGATGTTGCACCGGGTGCCGCCCGACATGAGGATCTTCACCCCCGGCCGCCGGTTCTTCTCCACCAGCAGGACGCGGCGCCCCCGCTCGGCCGCCCGGAAGGCGGCGAACAGCCCGGCGGCCCCGGCGCCGAGGACGGCGACGTCGTAGGGCGGTTCGGTCGAGTTCACGGTGGTCGTCCCCGATCGAGGGTTGGATCGGGGGATTATACCGGCCTCGGGCCGACCTCGCGTCCGAGGTCCCACCCGGCCTCCTGCGGACACGGCCGGGCGGTGCGGCCGATCAGAGGACCGTGAAGTAGTTCCCGGCGGCGAAGTCGAAGTATTCGGGCTTCAGCTCCAGGGGCAGGTCGTTGTAGATGCAGTAATTCCGGACCTGGAGCAGCAGGTCCCGGGGCTGGCAGCAGCGGAAGGGGCGGTTGACCCGGCGGTAGTGCTGGGCGATCAGGTAGTCGACGGCCTGCTCGTCGATCTCGTCGAAGCCGAGCTTGGGGGCGAAGATCTCGATCATCCGCCGGTACATGGCCTCGGTGGGGTCGGCGGCGTTGATCTTGTAGGGGATCCGGCGGAGGAAGGCCTCGTCGACGAGGTCCTTCGGCTCCAGGTTCGTGGAGAAGAGGATGAGCTGGTCGAAGGGGACCCGGATCTGCTTGCCGTTGGGCAGGCGGAGGAAGTCGTAGCGCTTCTCCAGGGGGACGATCCAGCGGTTGAGTAGCTCGATGGGGGCCATCCGCTGGCGGCCGAAGTCGTCGATGAGGAAGGTCCCGTTGTTCGACTTCATCTGGAGGGGAGCCTCGCAGATCTTGTTGTCCGTGTCGTAGTAGATCTCCAACGCCTCCATCGTCAGCTCGCCGCCGGCGACGATGGTCGGGCGCCTGATCTGGATCCAGCGGTTGTCGAGGTCGTCGTTGCGGAGGAGGCCGGAGCGCTGGTGCTCCAGGGGCTCGTGGTTGGCCGGGTCGAAGAGCTTGAGGATCTGGCCCTCCACGAGGATCGTCCGGGGGATCCAGACCGTCGAGCCGTAACACCTGGTGATCCGCTCGGCGATGCTCGTCTTCCCGTTGCCGGGGTAGCCGTAGAGGAACAGGCCCTTGCCGGAGTTGATCGCCGGGCCGAGGACGCCGAACATCTCCTCGGAGACCAGTAGGTCGGAGAAGGCGCGGCGGAGGTCGGCCTCCTTGGGCTGCTCCCTGGCGATCGACTGGGCCGAGATCGCCCCGACGTAGTCGGCGAAGGGGACCGGGGCGGTGCCGACGTACGCACATTCCTCCATGTACCCGCGGGCCCGGGATCGGCCGGCGTCGGTGAGGGAGAAGTAGTAGTCGTTGGCGGCGGCCGTGTCGGTGTAGGTGACGAGTTGCTGGGCCTTCAGCCCCCGGAGGAACTCCGGGAACGGGCCGAAGGGCAGGCCCAGTTCTTCGGCGATCTTTCGGCCGGAGGAGACGCCGATCCCGAGCAGGAACTTCATCACCAGGGATTCGACCAGGGCCTGGTTCAACCCGGCCGAGGCGAAGTCGGTCGGCGCCGTCGGCCGGAAGGCGACGGCCTCGCCGGCGTCGAACGAGGGGAGCGTGCTCGTCGCGGTGCTCACGATCCGGGACCTCTGGGTGTGGGGAGGGTCGGGGGGCTGCCGGCCGTCGAGCCCGGCCCGCCGACGTCGAAGAGGGCCGCCCGGAGCGCCTGCCAGGGGCAGTGTTCGTGGAACTCGATCCCGACCCGGCTCGGATGCCCCAGCAGGGCGTTCAGCCGCCCCGGCACCCGGAGCCGGGCGACCGTGCCCGAGACCCAGTCGGCGGAGAGGGACAGCGGGCGGATCCAGGACGGCTGCCCGGCCCGGGGCGGCTTGAGGACGACCAGCGCCGCCCCGCCCTGGCTCACGTCCACCACGACCGCCTCGACGACCCGGGGACTCCCCTCCTCCCACCAGCCGAACCAGCACTTCGCCCCGCTCGACGCATAGCGCGGGAAGACGCGCCGATCCCGGCCGACGTCGACCTTCGTCCTGGCGACGATGAAGGAGGAATAGTGACGGAGCTTCGACATCGATCCCGCCGCCCGCTCTGGTGTTGGAATCATTCCGCGGTGGTCCCCGCCCGGGGACGTGCCGATCCGACCCGATGCCGATCCGAGGCGAAACGGATCGGAACGGATCGGAACGGATCGACCGGCGGGCCCCGAACTCCGGGACCCCGAGAGCACCGTAGGTCGCGGCTCGGGGGCGGTCAACTACGTCAGCGGGCCGGTCCGATCAGCCGCCCCGGAGCAGGACCGAGATCCGTCGAAGGGCCTCGTCGGGCCCGGCCACGAGGATCCCCCGGGAGTCCGGGCCGGTCGGTTCGAGCGTCACGGTCCAGGCCCCTTCGGGGAGGCGATCGAGGACCCGGTCCGCCCACTCGACGAGGCAGACCCCCTCCCCCTCCAGGTACTCGGCGGCCCCGAGGGCGTCGAAGGCGTCCGGGTCGTCGAGGCGGTAGGCGTCGAAGTGGTAGACCGGCAGGCGGCCCTCGTATTCGTGGATGAGCACGAACGTCGGGCTGGCGATGGCGAGGGGGTCGACCCCCAGTCCCTCGGCGATCGCCCGGCTCAGTCGGGTCTTGCCGGCGCCGAGGGGGCCGACCAGGGCGATGACGACCCCCGGCCCGACCGCACCGGCGATCGCCCGGCCGAGCCGATCGGTCTGCCGCTCCGATTCGGAGTCGATCCGGAGCCCCCGTCTCGAGCGTTCAACCCGCATGGCCGCCCGCCTCCCCGCCGGCCCCCAGGTGGTCGAACCCCCGGACCCGGACCGGGGCCGTCGACCCGTCCCGGTCGCGGAGCCGGATGCC carries:
- a CDS encoding BaiN/RdsA family NAD(P)/FAD-dependent oxidoreductase, producing the protein MNSTEPPYDVAVLGAGAAGLFAAFRAAERGRRVLLVEKNRRPGVKILMSGGTRCNITNARGLKDRSVVSGPIDPAFDPKQAKGARSIMQAFGDRGRFLAPSLKALGVEQTVALFEREGVATKIEGNGKVFPVSDRAVDVLDALARRLDRSGAELRTNCPCSGVEPDPESDGFLVRLPDGPARARRVVLAVGGRSYPGCGTTGDGYDIARSFGHAIVEPRPALVPLRIEAEWVRELKGITLPDATARVLPPEGGPALADRREAVLFAHFGLTGPAILDVSGPVARFDGPGPLTLELDLAPDDRPEALDASLGLAARAGRKLVAGLLPSALPRRLSTAVLLASGVPEDRVGPELGRDERRRIVAGIKALRLPIAGTLGFAKAEVTSGGVSLDEVDPDSLQSRLRPGLHLIGEVLDLDGRIGGYNFQAAWSTGWRAGEVV
- a CDS encoding P-loop NTPase family protein — translated: MSTATSTLPSFDAGEAVAFRPTAPTDFASAGLNQALVESLVMKFLLGIGVSSGRKIAEELGLPFGPFPEFLRGLKAQQLVTYTDTAAANDYYFSLTDAGRSRARGYMEECAYVGTAPVPFADYVGAISAQSIAREQPKEADLRRAFSDLLVSEEMFGVLGPAINSGKGLFLYGYPGNGKTSIAERITRCYGSTVWIPRTILVEGQILKLFDPANHEPLEHQRSGLLRNDDLDNRWIQIRRPTIVAGGELTMEALEIYYDTDNKICEAPLQMKSNNGTFLIDDFGRQRMAPIELLNRWIVPLEKRYDFLRLPNGKQIRVPFDQLILFSTNLEPKDLVDEAFLRRIPYKINAADPTEAMYRRMIEIFAPKLGFDEIDEQAVDYLIAQHYRRVNRPFRCCQPRDLLLQVRNYCIYNDLPLELKPEYFDFAAGNYFTVL
- the tsaE gene encoding tRNA (adenosine(37)-N6)-threonylcarbamoyltransferase complex ATPase subunit type 1 TsaE, translated to MRVERSRRGLRIDSESERQTDRLGRAIAGAVGPGVVIALVGPLGAGKTRLSRAIAEGLGVDPLAIASPTFVLIHEYEGRLPVYHFDAYRLDDPDAFDALGAAEYLEGEGVCLVEWADRVLDRLPEGAWTVTLEPTGPDSRGILVAGPDEALRRISVLLRGG